In a single window of the Thunnus albacares chromosome 1, fThuAlb1.1, whole genome shotgun sequence genome:
- the LOC122983593 gene encoding RNA guanine-N7 methyltransferase activating subunit-like produces MTETTEKQQTYEEMFAHRFSSEDHEYQQYVNRPADPPPIVEDWRGRGGGNQRGRDNRYQDRRGHGGRGWGGGRGWGGDRGWGGDRGWRGEHHGQQHWQDRDRHWGHGSGHQSGSNQGYNSHHQRPHYDRY; encoded by the exons ATGACCGAGACCACGGAGAAACAGCAGACCTACGAGGAGATGTTTGCCCACAGGTTTTCCTCGGAGGACCATGAATACCAGCAGTATGTGAACCGGCCAGCAGACCCCCCTCCCATCGTCGAGGACTGGAGGGGTCGTGGAGGTGGAAACCAGCGAGGCAGGGACAACAG GTACCAGGACCGTCGTGGACATGGAGGTCGTGGGTGGGGAGGAGGTCGAGGTTGGGGAGGAGACCGGGGTTGGGGAGGAGACCGGGGATGGAGAGGGGAGCATCATGGGCAGCAACATTGGCAAGACAGAGACAGGCATTGGGGTCATGGAAGTGGGCATCAGTCAGGCTCCAACCAGGGATACAACTCCCATCATCAGAGACCACATTATGACCGTTACTGA